A genome region from Arachidicoccus soli includes the following:
- the pstS gene encoding phosphate ABC transporter substrate-binding protein PstS, which yields MKQNIFKLGTLAAGILALTFSLTACNSGNNSSAGNKMIIGAGSSFDNPLFSKMFASYNDSTKIQVNYQSVGSGAGISQLTHKTVDFGASDAPMNASQMKDAPGDVLHIPITAGAVVISYNLPSVKDTLKFTPDVLANIYLGKITKWNDPQIAAVNPGVNLPATAIVVAHRSDGSGTSAIFTSYLSKVNTEWSTKVGSGTSVNWPVGLGGKGNEGVSGLIKQTPGGIGYIELAYAIQNQMPYVVMQNKAGNFIVPSIASVTAAANITIPADGKVLLTNTEAVDGYPISGFSWVLLYKEQGYDNRTEAQAEQLVKLVDWMIHGGQQYSSALDYAPLSSAAVNTGEVLLKSATYKGQPILK from the coding sequence ATGAAACAAAATATCTTCAAATTGGGAACGTTAGCGGCAGGAATTCTTGCTCTAACATTTTCTTTAACTGCTTGTAATAGCGGTAACAACAGTTCTGCCGGTAACAAAATGATTATTGGCGCTGGTAGCTCATTCGACAATCCCTTGTTCTCTAAAATGTTTGCTTCTTATAATGATTCTACTAAGATTCAGGTGAATTACCAATCAGTAGGTTCAGGAGCAGGTATTTCTCAGTTGACGCACAAAACAGTTGATTTTGGTGCATCTGACGCACCAATGAATGCTTCACAAATGAAAGATGCTCCAGGCGATGTATTGCATATTCCTATTACTGCGGGTGCTGTCGTTATTAGCTACAATTTGCCATCTGTGAAAGATACTTTGAAATTTACTCCTGATGTTTTGGCTAATATTTATTTAGGGAAAATTACAAAATGGAACGACCCACAAATAGCTGCTGTAAATCCAGGTGTAAATTTGCCTGCGACTGCAATCGTAGTAGCACACCGTTCTGATGGAAGTGGTACTTCAGCAATCTTCACCTCATATCTTTCTAAAGTAAACACAGAATGGAGTACAAAAGTAGGAAGCGGTACTTCAGTTAACTGGCCTGTAGGCTTGGGTGGAAAAGGTAATGAAGGTGTTTCAGGATTAATTAAACAAACACCGGGTGGTATTGGTTATATCGAGTTAGCTTATGCTATCCAAAATCAAATGCCTTATGTAGTCATGCAAAACAAAGCGGGTAACTTTATCGTACCTTCTATTGCCAGCGTTACTGCCGCAGCAAATATTACTATTCCTGCGGACGGAAAAGTATTATTGACCAATACAGAAGCGGTTGATGGTTATCCTATCTCTGGTTTCTCTTGGGTGTTGTTGTATAAAGAACAAGGTTATGACAATCGCACAGAAGCTCAAGCTGAACAATTAGTGAAATTAGTTGATTGGATGATACACGGTGGACAACAATATAGCAGCGCTTTGGATTATGCACCATTATCTTCAGCTGCTGTAAATACCGGTGAAGTGCTTTTAAAATCCGCGACTTATAAAGGTCAACCCATTTTAAAATAA
- the pstC gene encoding phosphate ABC transporter permease subunit PstC: MDSVINDSTNTHTITEKSSVFSSGVLSKRKAKQAKRMYRHIRGEKIFKRALTLTGIIIITLVFGILLTLFLQSLPSIKALGLRFFWTKTWNPVQNVFGALPFLIGTLITSFLALIISVPFSIAIAIFLGEYFPKGGFSNFIKNTIDLIAAVPSVIFGFWGFFVLVPMIRLLETKIGVMPNGVGLFAASLVLAIMIIPYAASIGTTMIKMVPSSLKEGAYALGATRWEVLRNVILPYSKSGLFAGILLSLGRAIGETMAVTMVIGNANFLPKSLFAPGNTMASVIANEFTEADHPVYLSALIEMGLFLFLVTFVINFIGKKVIKRATKNS, from the coding sequence ATGGATTCCGTAATTAACGATTCTACCAACACTCATACAATAACAGAAAAAAGTTCAGTATTTTCTTCAGGAGTTTTGTCTAAACGAAAGGCTAAGCAAGCAAAGCGCATGTACCGCCATATTAGAGGGGAAAAGATTTTTAAGCGCGCTTTAACCCTTACCGGTATCATAATAATTACATTGGTTTTTGGCATTTTGCTTACACTTTTTTTGCAGTCTCTTCCGTCTATAAAAGCCTTAGGATTGAGGTTTTTTTGGACAAAGACTTGGAATCCTGTCCAAAATGTCTTTGGGGCATTGCCCTTTTTAATAGGAACATTGATTACTTCATTTTTAGCATTAATCATCTCAGTCCCATTCTCAATCGCAATTGCCATTTTTTTGGGAGAATATTTCCCCAAGGGAGGGTTTTCTAATTTTATTAAAAATACTATCGACCTCATTGCCGCTGTACCCTCTGTGATATTTGGCTTTTGGGGATTTTTTGTTTTAGTGCCTATGATTCGGTTGTTAGAAACAAAAATCGGTGTAATGCCCAATGGAGTAGGACTTTTCGCTGCTTCATTGGTCCTGGCAATAATGATTATCCCGTATGCTGCGTCTATCGGTACGACTATGATTAAGATGGTTCCTTCTTCTTTGAAAGAAGGTGCCTATGCTTTAGGAGCCACTAGATGGGAGGTTTTACGAAATGTGATTTTACCTTATTCTAAATCTGGATTGTTTGCAGGAATTTTATTATCCCTCGGACGGGCTATTGGTGAAACAATGGCTGTAACAATGGTGATAGGCAATGCCAATTTTTTACCCAAAAGCCTTTTCGCCCCGGGCAATACTATGGCCAGCGTAATTGCCAACGAATTTACAGAAGCAGATCATCCCGTATATTTATCTGCATTGATAGAAATGGGATTATTCTTGTTTTTGGTAACTTTTGTTATCAATTTTATTGGGAAAAAAGTAATAAAAAGAGCCACTAAAAATAGTTAA